One Kitasatospora sp. NBC_01287 DNA window includes the following coding sequences:
- a CDS encoding helicase-associated domain-containing protein: MPEPARLTELAERLARPAAVGAVLRRLPLPCLQAAEALVALGGPAPRSELARLLDAREGERAAGLDTALLALSGQALVWPDAHDRLACVPALRQVWPDALGLEPPVTELLAEATGDELRSILALLRLRVPATKQQRLTLLAERFAEPGWLTAVLAGAPPGVGELLAQGARSGVVRQALVGAASGEAGRAARWARERGLLVRSHHGYGSARMPAEVTLALRGPGWHAPFDPAPPEPDLVRVGPPEVEREAVAAATTFASQAASVLAECVARPPALLKSGGVGPRELGRLGRQTQCPEPVVRLVLESAAAAGLLTGAADPGPSRASRPNGRGGPRRTVAPSKHPATDPESGGGQLLVTAAYDTWVRRDPARQLVELALAWWTLPFTPTAAQDREGKAWPALISRPPSQSCRHARRGVLTAAARLPAGRGAARASGLGRLAAWHRPLADQLPQDGTPFATVIRETELLGLVARGTLSPLGAALAEQCAERPTALLDCAARLLPAATGRALLGTDLTAVVTGPPTGPLAALLDAAADREAHGTASIWRFSPASVRRALDAGRGPQELTAELAAISTAAGAEGRLPQPLSYLITDTARRHGRIKVTAPGCVLHGPDPGLLAELAAHRRLAALRLRLLAPTVLLSAAEPEATLTALRAEGYAPIEEAVDGTVRVERVGAERAPLVPAQRPAPRPGRTPASPAELRSLASRLLTAAVAEPWQPAVDRRTEEALADRARQLTPSAIRRLAGALEADHAITITYLTPDGERTVHTLSGLEFDPPFLYARDGREEFALARIQDVQPA, from the coding sequence GTGCCCGAGCCCGCGCGCCTGACCGAGCTGGCCGAGCGGCTGGCCCGCCCGGCCGCGGTGGGCGCCGTGCTGCGCCGTCTGCCGCTGCCCTGCCTGCAGGCCGCCGAGGCGCTGGTCGCGCTCGGCGGTCCGGCCCCCCGCTCCGAGTTGGCCCGACTGCTGGACGCGCGCGAGGGCGAGCGGGCGGCGGGCCTGGACACCGCGCTGCTGGCGCTGTCCGGCCAGGCCCTGGTCTGGCCGGACGCGCACGACCGGCTGGCCTGCGTCCCGGCGCTGCGCCAGGTCTGGCCCGACGCACTCGGCCTGGAGCCTCCGGTCACCGAGCTGCTGGCCGAGGCCACCGGCGATGAGCTGCGCTCCATCCTGGCCCTGCTACGGCTGCGGGTGCCCGCCACCAAGCAGCAGCGGCTGACCCTGCTCGCCGAGCGGTTCGCCGAACCCGGCTGGCTGACCGCGGTGTTGGCCGGCGCCCCGCCCGGGGTGGGTGAGCTGCTGGCGCAGGGCGCGCGGTCCGGGGTGGTGCGCCAGGCGCTGGTGGGCGCCGCCTCGGGTGAGGCGGGGCGCGCGGCGCGCTGGGCGCGCGAGCGCGGGCTGCTGGTGCGGTCCCACCACGGGTACGGGTCGGCCCGGATGCCCGCCGAGGTCACCCTCGCGCTGCGCGGCCCCGGCTGGCACGCCCCGTTCGATCCGGCGCCGCCCGAGCCCGACCTGGTGCGGGTCGGCCCGCCGGAGGTGGAGCGCGAGGCCGTCGCGGCCGCGACCACCTTCGCGTCCCAGGCCGCCTCGGTGCTCGCCGAGTGCGTGGCCCGCCCGCCTGCGCTGCTCAAGAGCGGCGGGGTCGGCCCGCGCGAGCTGGGCCGGCTCGGACGGCAGACCCAGTGCCCCGAGCCGGTGGTGCGGCTGGTGCTGGAGAGCGCGGCCGCGGCCGGGCTGCTGACCGGCGCGGCCGACCCGGGCCCGAGCCGCGCGAGCCGCCCGAACGGCAGGGGCGGCCCGCGCCGGACGGTCGCCCCGAGCAAGCACCCCGCGACCGACCCGGAGTCGGGCGGCGGCCAACTGCTGGTCACCGCGGCGTACGACACGTGGGTGCGGCGGGACCCGGCCCGGCAACTGGTCGAACTGGCGCTGGCCTGGTGGACGCTGCCGTTCACCCCGACCGCCGCCCAGGACCGCGAGGGCAAGGCGTGGCCGGCCCTGATCAGCCGCCCGCCCAGCCAGAGCTGCCGGCACGCCAGGCGCGGGGTGCTCACCGCGGCCGCCCGGCTGCCCGCCGGGCGGGGCGCGGCGCGGGCGAGCGGCCTGGGCCGGCTGGCCGCCTGGCACCGCCCGCTGGCCGATCAACTCCCCCAGGACGGCACACCGTTCGCCACGGTGATCCGGGAGACCGAGCTGCTCGGCCTGGTCGCGCGCGGCACCCTGTCACCGCTCGGCGCCGCACTCGCCGAGCAGTGCGCCGAGCGGCCGACGGCGCTGCTGGACTGCGCCGCGCGGCTGCTCCCGGCCGCGACGGGCCGAGCCCTGCTGGGCACCGACCTGACAGCGGTGGTGACCGGGCCGCCGACCGGCCCCCTGGCCGCCCTGCTGGACGCGGCCGCCGACCGGGAGGCCCACGGCACCGCCTCGATCTGGCGGTTCAGCCCCGCCAGCGTCCGCCGCGCGCTGGACGCGGGGCGCGGTCCGCAGGAGCTCACCGCCGAGCTGGCCGCGATCAGCACGGCCGCCGGAGCCGAGGGCCGACTCCCGCAGCCGCTCTCCTACTTGATCACCGACACGGCCCGCCGGCACGGCCGGATCAAGGTCACGGCACCCGGCTGCGTACTGCACGGCCCCGATCCCGGCCTGCTCGCCGAGCTGGCCGCCCACCGCCGGCTGGCCGCGCTGCGACTGCGACTGCTGGCCCCGACCGTGCTGCTCAGCGCGGCCGAGCCGGAGGCGACCCTGACGGCGCTGCGCGCCGAGGGCTACGCGCCGATCGAGGAGGCGGTCGACGGCACCGTCCGGGTCGAGCGGGTGGGCGCCGAACGGGCTCCGCTGGTGCCCGCCCAGCGGCCGGCGCCGCGCCCCGGGCGGACTCCGGCCTCCCCCGCCGAACTCCGCTCGCTCGCAAGCCGGTTGCTGACCGCGGCGGTGGCGGAGCCCTGGCAGCCCGCGGTGGACCGCCGGACGGAGGAGGCATTGGCCGACCGGGCCCGGCAGTTGACGCCCTCGGCGATCCGCCGGCTGGCCGGCGCGCTGGAGGCCGACCACGCGATCACCATCACCTACCTGACCCCGGACGGCGAGCGGACCGTGCACACGCTGAGCGGCCTGGAGTTCGACCCGCCCTTCCTCTACGCCCGTGACGGGCGGGAGGAGTTCGCGCTCGCCCGGATCCAGGACGTCCAGCCGGCCTGA
- a CDS encoding class I SAM-dependent methyltransferase translates to MTEEMRTFEELVAEAEQAPVTGWDFSWLAGRATEQRPSWGYQRLLGERLAGARAALDLQTGGGEVLAGASARAPLTVATEGWPPNVARATRLLHPLGVAVVADEDRPPLPFADQAFDLVTSRHPVTVWWEEIARVLRPGGGYFSQQVGPASVFELVEFFLGPQPEQVRAGRHPEHARQAAEAAGLRVVDLRSESLRTEFFDIGAVVYFLRKVIWMVPDFTVERYWEKLRELDELIRHQGPFTATTARFLIEARKPA, encoded by the coding sequence ATGACTGAGGAAATGCGGACATTCGAGGAGCTGGTGGCCGAGGCCGAGCAGGCCCCGGTCACGGGCTGGGACTTCTCCTGGCTGGCCGGCCGGGCCACCGAGCAGCGCCCGTCCTGGGGCTACCAGCGGCTGCTCGGCGAGCGGCTGGCCGGCGCCCGGGCGGCACTTGACCTGCAGACCGGCGGTGGCGAGGTGCTGGCCGGCGCCTCGGCCCGCGCGCCGCTGACCGTGGCGACCGAGGGCTGGCCGCCGAACGTGGCGCGGGCGACCCGGCTGCTGCACCCGCTGGGCGTGGCCGTGGTGGCGGACGAGGACCGGCCGCCGCTGCCCTTCGCCGACCAGGCCTTCGACCTGGTGACCAGCCGGCACCCGGTGACGGTGTGGTGGGAGGAGATCGCCCGGGTGCTGCGGCCCGGCGGCGGCTACTTCTCCCAGCAGGTGGGCCCGGCCAGCGTCTTCGAGCTGGTGGAGTTCTTCCTCGGCCCGCAGCCCGAGCAGGTGCGCGCCGGGCGCCACCCGGAGCACGCCCGGCAGGCCGCCGAGGCCGCCGGGCTGCGGGTGGTCGACCTGCGGTCCGAGTCACTGCGCACGGAGTTCTTCGACATCGGCGCGGTGGTCTACTTCCTGCGCAAGGTGATCTGGATGGTGCCGGACTTCACCGTCGAGCGGTACTGGGAGAAGCTCCGCGAGCTGGACGAACTGATCCGCCACCAGGGCCCGTTCACGGCCACGACCGCGCGCTTCCTGATCGAGGCGCGCAAGCCCGCCTGA
- a CDS encoding M55 family metallopeptidase — MKIFISSDMEGTAGVVDWEQCRSSGADHGHYRELLLQEVNAAIEGAESGGASAFLVNDSHGAMANLRPDALAGRARYLAGRHKPFYMMQGLDPSYDGVFFVSYHGSMGGPVSTLSHTYNPRAIAEVRLNGLPAGESGINALVALGHGVPILLITGDEVTAREARPFCPGVRAAVVKTSVSRFAADSLHPQEAQDLIRATARLAVAEADQAALPAIELPATLIVRFRDAGLAELATWVNGVLPVDELTVRITDDDPLRLYRAFVTVVLLSRALPE, encoded by the coding sequence TTGAAAATCTTCATTTCATCGGACATGGAGGGGACGGCCGGGGTGGTCGACTGGGAGCAGTGCCGCTCCTCCGGCGCCGACCACGGCCACTACCGGGAGTTGCTGCTGCAGGAGGTCAACGCGGCGATCGAGGGCGCCGAGAGCGGCGGCGCGAGCGCGTTCCTGGTCAACGACTCGCACGGGGCGATGGCCAACCTGCGCCCGGACGCCCTGGCCGGCCGGGCCCGCTACCTGGCCGGCCGGCACAAGCCGTTCTACATGATGCAGGGCCTCGACCCCTCCTACGACGGCGTCTTCTTCGTCTCGTACCACGGCTCGATGGGCGGCCCCGTCTCGACGCTCTCGCACACCTACAACCCGCGCGCCATCGCCGAGGTGCGGCTGAACGGGCTGCCCGCCGGCGAGAGCGGGATCAACGCGCTGGTGGCGCTCGGGCACGGCGTCCCGATCCTGCTGATCACCGGCGACGAGGTGACGGCGCGGGAGGCACGGCCGTTCTGCCCGGGGGTGCGCGCCGCGGTGGTGAAGACCTCGGTGTCGCGCTTCGCCGCCGACAGCCTGCACCCGCAGGAGGCCCAGGACCTGATCCGGGCCACCGCCCGGTTGGCGGTCGCGGAGGCGGACCAGGCGGCCCTGCCCGCGATCGAGCTGCCCGCCACCCTGATCGTCCGGTTCCGCGACGCCGGCCTCGCCGAGCTGGCCACCTGGGTCAACGGTGTGCTGCCGGTCGACGAGCTGACGGTGCGGATCACCGACGACGACCCGCTGCGGCTCTACCGGGCCTTCGTCACCGTCGTACTGCTCAGCCGCGCGCTGCCCGAGTGA
- a CDS encoding LysR family transcriptional regulator — translation MLDVRRMQLLRAVVTSGSVTAAARNLGYTPSAVSQQMAALEKEAGIELLERTGRGVRPTEAGRLLTDHAAAIGRHVAEAETALAELRAGRTGRLAVRYFATAGATMVVPAVAALRREQPGIRIELRLSDPEESLPEVRARGADVALVVRPPDHGPVDGIRFTHLADDHYLAVLPSGHRLAAKERLDLADLADEPWVGSDTPGPCLDPVLQACGAAGFSPDFVVESGDYATAQGFVAAGLGVGLIPRMGLGSRHPGVVVRAVRNPEPVRAVYAAVRAAAPTRPALSRLLDALREAAGNVTVHQSAP, via the coding sequence ATGCTTGATGTGCGACGCATGCAGTTGCTGCGGGCCGTGGTCACCAGCGGCTCGGTCACCGCGGCGGCCCGGAACCTCGGATACACCCCGTCCGCCGTCAGCCAGCAGATGGCGGCCCTGGAGAAGGAGGCCGGGATCGAGCTGCTGGAGCGCACCGGACGCGGGGTGCGCCCGACGGAGGCCGGGCGGCTGCTCACCGACCACGCGGCCGCCATCGGCCGGCACGTCGCCGAGGCGGAGACCGCGCTGGCCGAGCTGCGGGCCGGACGAACCGGCCGGCTGGCGGTCCGCTACTTCGCCACGGCGGGAGCGACCATGGTGGTCCCCGCCGTGGCGGCGCTGCGCCGGGAGCAACCCGGCATCCGGATCGAACTGCGGCTGAGCGACCCCGAGGAGTCGCTCCCCGAGGTGCGGGCGCGCGGCGCCGACGTGGCCCTCGTGGTCCGCCCGCCGGACCACGGGCCGGTCGACGGCATCCGGTTCACGCACCTGGCCGACGACCACTACCTCGCCGTCCTGCCCAGCGGCCACCGGCTCGCCGCGAAGGAGCGGCTCGACCTGGCCGACCTCGCCGACGAGCCGTGGGTCGGCAGCGACACGCCCGGTCCCTGCCTGGACCCGGTCCTCCAGGCCTGCGGCGCGGCCGGGTTCAGCCCGGACTTCGTCGTCGAGAGCGGCGACTACGCCACGGCGCAGGGGTTCGTCGCCGCCGGGCTCGGCGTCGGCCTGATCCCGCGGATGGGGCTGGGCAGCCGCCACCCGGGCGTGGTCGTGCGCGCGGTCCGCAACCCGGAGCCGGTGCGGGCGGTCTACGCGGCGGTGCGGGCCGCGGCGCCCACCCGCCCCGCGCTGAGCCGGCTACTCGACGCACTGCGGGAGGCGGCCGGGAACGTGACGGTGCACCAGTCGGCGCCGTGA
- a CDS encoding DMT family transporter → MAVLALLWGSGFLWIKLALDGGLSPLHITVIRSLLGAGVLLLLARARGGRLPRDRRTWGHLVVAAFFCNALPFFLQGIAEQSVDSGVAGVLNATTPLWSLAIGTALGTERGLGPVRVAGLLVGFGGAVLIFAPWQRGGLAGWGGAALLASSLSYAVAFAYMARYLVGSGSAPLARSAAQLLAAAGLSSLALPAGPAAAASATPTLGAVAAVVVLGVLGTGVTFHLNTRLIADEGPTAAATVGYLLPVVSVGLGAIVLGERVGGRVLAGMALVLIGVGLTRRQRRPRSGTAAPTAAGPPGAPSRRGTGSRARRDRVSETSSTGRN, encoded by the coding sequence ATGGCCGTCCTCGCGCTGCTGTGGGGATCGGGCTTCCTGTGGATCAAGCTCGCCCTGGACGGCGGCCTCTCCCCGCTGCACATCACCGTCATCCGCAGCCTGCTGGGAGCGGGGGTGCTGCTGCTCCTGGCCCGCGCCCGTGGCGGCCGGCTGCCGCGCGACCGGCGGACCTGGGGCCACCTCGTGGTGGCGGCCTTCTTCTGCAACGCGCTGCCGTTCTTCCTGCAGGGCATCGCCGAACAGAGCGTCGACTCCGGCGTGGCCGGCGTGCTGAACGCCACCACTCCGCTGTGGTCCCTGGCCATCGGGACCGCGCTCGGCACGGAGCGCGGCCTCGGTCCGGTCCGGGTGGCCGGGTTGCTGGTCGGCTTCGGCGGCGCGGTGCTCATCTTCGCCCCGTGGCAGCGGGGCGGCCTGGCCGGCTGGGGCGGGGCGGCGCTGCTCGCCTCGTCCCTCAGCTACGCGGTGGCCTTCGCCTACATGGCCCGGTACCTGGTCGGTTCGGGGAGCGCGCCACTGGCCCGCTCGGCCGCCCAACTCCTCGCCGCCGCCGGTCTGAGCTCCCTGGCGTTGCCGGCGGGGCCGGCGGCAGCGGCATCGGCCACGCCCACGCTCGGCGCGGTGGCCGCCGTGGTGGTCCTGGGTGTCCTCGGTACGGGTGTCACGTTCCACCTCAACACCCGGTTGATCGCCGACGAGGGACCCACCGCCGCGGCCACCGTCGGCTATCTGCTGCCGGTGGTCTCGGTGGGGCTGGGCGCGATCGTCCTCGGCGAGCGGGTGGGGGGACGGGTGTTGGCGGGCATGGCGCTGGTGCTGATCGGCGTGGGGCTGACGCGCCGTCAGCGCCGGCCACGCAGTGGCACCGCTGCCCCGACCGCCGCCGGCCCGCCCGGCGCCCCGTCGCGGCGGGGCACCGGATCGAGAGCCCGCCGAGATCGGGTGTCCGAGACATCGAGCACAGGACGAAACTGA